The proteins below are encoded in one region of Rhododendron vialii isolate Sample 1 chromosome 7a, ASM3025357v1:
- the LOC131334604 gene encoding exosome complex component RRP41 homolog, translating into MEYVSPEGLRLDGRRPLEMRQIKAEIGAVSKADGSAVFEMGNTKVIAAVYGPREVQNRSQQLSDQALVRCEYSMANFSTGDRMRKPKGDRRSTEISLVIRQTMEACILTHLMPRSQIDIFVQVLQADGGTRSACINAATLALADAGIPMRDLVTSCSAGYLNSTPLLDLNYVEDSAGGPDVTVGILPKLDKVTLLQMDAKLPMDTFENVMQLAIEGCKAVANYIREVLLENTKQLECRRGM; encoded by the exons ATGGAGTACGTGAGCCCCGAAGGTCTCCGGCTAGATGGCCGCCGCCCCCtcgag ATGAGACAAATTAAAGCTGAAATAGGTGCCGTTTCCAAGGCTGATGG TTCAGCTGTTTTCGAAATGGGTAACACCAAAGTCATTGCTGCAGTGTATGGTCCTAGAGAG GTCCAAAATAGGAGCCAACAACTTAGTGATCAGGCCCTG GTCCGTTGTGAGTATAGCATGGCTAATTTTAGTACCGGAGATCGTATGAGAAAGCCAAAGGGTGACAG GCGATCAACGGAGATATCTCTGGTTATTCGCCAGACCATGGAAGCATGCATATTAACGCACCTAATGCCTCGATCTCAG ATAGACATCTTTGTCCAAGTTCTCCAAGCAGACGGAG GAACGAGATCTGCATGCATAAATGCTGCGACCTTGGCCCTTGCAGATGCTGGGATTCCTATGCGGGATCTTGTCACTTCATGTAGTGCTGGATATCTTAATAGCACCCCTCTGCTTG ATCTAAATTATGTTGAGGATAGTGCCGGAGGCCCTGATGTAACAGTAGGAATTTTACCTAAGTTGGATAAAGTTACTCTGCTTCAG ATGGATGCTAAGTTACCCATGGATACCTTTGAAAACGTAATGCAACTTGCAATAGAAGGCTGCAAGGCAGTAGCGAATTACATTCGGGAA GTATTACTAGAAAACACTAAACAGCTAGAGTGTCGGAGGGGCATGTAA